Proteins encoded together in one bacterium window:
- a CDS encoding DUF3465 domain-containing protein, with product MASRGSRGPRRALVFLFVGLVYLGWQWAREGRVRIGDFVLWPQAPVSSEAGSVLGSEARLGKIERLFAEGRSDVMVQVSGEAARLLMDDNQGSRHQRFILELPSGHTVLVAHNIDLASRVPVARGDRVEVKGEYEWNQRGGVLHWTHRDPQRRREGGWIKHRGETYQ from the coding sequence ATGGCATCGCGTGGCAGCAGAGGTCCGCGACGGGCGCTCGTCTTTCTGTTTGTCGGGTTGGTCTATCTCGGTTGGCAGTGGGCGAGAGAGGGCCGAGTTCGCATTGGCGATTTCGTGCTCTGGCCGCAAGCTCCGGTGTCATCCGAGGCCGGCTCAGTCCTGGGGTCCGAGGCCCGATTGGGCAAAATCGAGCGGCTATTCGCGGAGGGCCGCTCGGATGTCATGGTCCAGGTCAGCGGCGAGGCGGCCCGCCTGCTAATGGACGACAACCAAGGGTCGCGCCATCAGCGCTTCATCCTCGAGCTGCCGTCCGGCCACACCGTGCTGGTGGCCCACAACATAGACCTCGCTTCCCGGGTGCCGGTGGCACGAGGCGACCGGGTCGAGGTCAAGGGCGAATACGAGTGGAACCAACGCGGGGGCGTGCTGCACTGGACGCACCGTGACCCCCAGCGGCGGCGCGAGGGCGGCTGGATCAAGCACCGCGGCGAAACCTACCAATAG
- the pssA gene encoding CDP-diacylglycerol--serine O-phosphatidyltransferase — MDANRRFLFVPNSVTAANIVVGFIAMIAAADGKFRLAVILLMVAILLDLADGRVARMLHATSKFGQEMDSLSDSLSFCAAPAFLVHQAVLRPLEGLGVFVAVSFVLAGVYRLARFNLISDEHQKASRTTGVPTPIAAGYMMALVLMRDQVPVPAAATVVLILALLMLSRWHLPEVQSRGWLGAAFGVGLLNYFALVAWPNWYTVGWWNVWNLVILAIAARTGTPDDEEDLVETVR, encoded by the coding sequence ATGGACGCGAATCGCAGGTTTCTGTTCGTACCGAACTCCGTGACCGCCGCGAATATCGTGGTGGGTTTCATCGCGATGATCGCCGCTGCCGACGGCAAGTTCCGGCTTGCGGTCATTCTGCTGATGGTTGCGATCCTCCTTGATCTGGCTGACGGCCGCGTGGCCCGCATGCTCCACGCCACGAGCAAGTTCGGCCAGGAGATGGACTCACTCTCCGACAGCTTGAGCTTCTGCGCGGCCCCGGCGTTTCTGGTCCATCAGGCGGTCCTTCGGCCGCTCGAAGGCCTGGGAGTCTTCGTGGCGGTGAGCTTCGTGCTCGCGGGCGTGTATCGCCTGGCTCGTTTCAACCTGATCTCGGACGAGCATCAGAAGGCGAGCCGGACAACCGGTGTGCCGACGCCGATCGCCGCGGGCTACATGATGGCTCTCGTGCTGATGCGTGATCAGGTCCCGGTACCGGCTGCCGCAACCGTAGTCCTGATCTTGGCGCTGCTGATGCTGTCTCGGTGGCATCTGCCTGAAGTCCAGTCCAGGGGCTGGTTGGGCGCCGCGTTCGGAGTCGGTCTCCTCAACTACTTCGCCCTGGTGGCCTGGCCGAACTGGTACACCGTCGGCTGGTGGAACGTCTGGAATCTCGTGATCCTGGCCATCGCTGCCCGCACCGGCACACCGGACGACGAAGAGGATCTGGTCGAGACCGTGCGCTAG
- a CDS encoding nodulation protein, giving the protein MGYFHGIDPAACLVRDGKVEAFVEEERVVRFKHAPSMFPIRSIQFCLERSGLDLTEIDAFVYGWDSPRYSNGEMAEFYAQVNDQYSPDEATRAWQRGTLSWFNSDALKARLESELVRQFGVPRKALPELLFFPHHETHASAAFFLSPFDEALVLTLDGSGDSDCTTVWHGRGTELEPLAKIQIPHSLGWFYAAVTEFLGFKAYDGEYKVMGLAAYGRENRDLRDRLARVVHEGPRGFDYVVEPRYIHHGPHSHSTRFTDHLVELLRVEPRLWSAPLKRIHEDLAFEAQRALEEHTLRLVAHFQRATGLENLCIGGGVGLNVKLNSRLQRSGHFASVFPFPIPGDSGLGIGAGVALHVREAGCRPEPLGGLYWGPSFSDEEVETQVRSCGLSYRRCDDIADATAELLAAGKIVGWFQGAMEAGPRALGGRSILADPRDVTSRDRVNSAIKFREYWRPFCPSLSEDSAAEYLSEGRRAPYMIVAFEATERAREKAPAIVHVDGTVRPQTVDRDSNPRYHRLLERFAARTGVPIVLNTSFNIKGEAIVCTPRDALRTFWSTGLDALAIGSCLIEKPEDPAAEPLEDDRS; this is encoded by the coding sequence ATCGGCTATTTCCATGGCATCGATCCGGCCGCGTGTCTGGTCCGCGACGGTAAGGTGGAAGCCTTCGTCGAGGAGGAACGCGTGGTTCGGTTCAAGCACGCGCCCTCGATGTTCCCGATTCGCTCGATCCAATTCTGCCTGGAGCGGTCGGGGCTCGATCTGACCGAGATCGACGCGTTCGTGTATGGCTGGGACTCCCCCCGCTACTCGAACGGAGAGATGGCCGAGTTCTATGCTCAGGTCAACGACCAGTACTCGCCCGACGAGGCCACCCGCGCCTGGCAACGTGGCACGCTTTCCTGGTTCAACAGCGACGCCCTCAAGGCGCGGCTGGAGAGCGAGCTGGTGCGCCAGTTCGGAGTGCCGCGAAAGGCCTTGCCGGAGCTGCTCTTCTTTCCGCATCACGAAACCCACGCCTCGGCTGCTTTCTTCTTGTCGCCGTTCGACGAGGCCCTGGTGCTGACCCTCGACGGCTCGGGGGACAGCGATTGCACGACCGTCTGGCACGGGCGGGGCACCGAGCTCGAGCCCCTGGCCAAGATCCAGATCCCCCACTCGCTCGGCTGGTTCTACGCCGCAGTCACCGAGTTCCTGGGCTTCAAGGCCTACGACGGTGAGTACAAGGTCATGGGCCTAGCCGCCTATGGGCGCGAGAACCGGGATCTGCGTGATCGGCTCGCAAGGGTCGTGCACGAGGGGCCGAGGGGCTTCGACTACGTTGTCGAGCCTCGCTACATTCACCACGGCCCACATTCTCACTCGACGCGCTTCACCGATCATCTGGTCGAGTTGCTCCGCGTGGAGCCGCGGCTCTGGAGCGCACCTCTGAAGAGGATCCACGAGGATTTGGCCTTCGAGGCTCAGCGCGCGCTCGAGGAGCACACGCTGCGTCTGGTTGCGCACTTTCAGCGGGCAACGGGTCTCGAGAATCTGTGCATCGGTGGAGGAGTCGGCCTCAACGTCAAGCTCAACAGCCGACTTCAGCGCTCCGGGCACTTCGCGTCGGTCTTTCCATTTCCGATTCCGGGCGACTCGGGACTCGGTATCGGCGCTGGAGTCGCGCTCCACGTTCGTGAGGCCGGCTGCAGGCCCGAGCCACTCGGTGGGCTCTATTGGGGACCTTCGTTCAGCGATGAGGAGGTAGAGACGCAGGTCCGCTCCTGTGGTCTGAGCTACCGGCGGTGCGACGACATTGCCGACGCCACCGCCGAGCTTCTGGCGGCCGGCAAGATCGTGGGCTGGTTCCAGGGAGCCATGGAGGCCGGGCCGAGAGCCCTGGGAGGAAGGTCGATTCTCGCCGATCCTCGAGACGTGACTAGTCGGGATCGGGTGAATTCCGCGATCAAGTTTCGCGAATACTGGCGCCCGTTCTGCCCGAGTCTGAGCGAGGACAGCGCCGCCGAGTATCTGTCGGAGGGCCGGCGCGCGCCCTACATGATTGTCGCGTTCGAGGCGACCGAGCGGGCGCGCGAAAAGGCGCCCGCCATAGTTCACGTGGACGGCACGGTTCGACCGCAGACGGTCGATCGCGATTCGAACCCTCGCTACCATCGTCTCCTCGAACGCTTCGCCGCGCGCACCGGAGTACCGATCGTGCTCAACACCTCCTTCAACATCAAGGGCGAGGCGATCGTGTGCACGCCGCGCGACGCCTTGAGAACGTTCTGGAGCACGGGCCTCGACGCCTTGGCGATCGGTTCGTGTTTGATCGAAAAGCCCGAGGATCCGGCGGCCGAGCCGCTCGA
- a CDS encoding cysteine synthase family protein — protein MEIYGNILETLGDTPLVKLGRFFGGPATLAAKIESFNPGSSVKDRIGIAMIEAAEKAGELKPGQPIVEPTSGNTGLGLALAAILRGHKMLCTCADKIPPEKIALLEAYGVEVITCPTNVAADDPRSYYKTAERIRDERGAFLPYQYYNQANPQAHYDSTGPEIWRQTDGRITHWVAGIGTGGTISGVARFLKEQNPEIKVIGVDPIGSVYKFYKEHGELPHEDEIHQYLIDGIGEDLLPESVWMDTIDEVVKVDDQSAYDAVFELARNEAIFTGSSGAAAAVGARRIAEDLASDALVVTLFPDSGERYLSKLNHEWMRDHGLLDTE, from the coding sequence ATGGAGATATACGGAAATATTCTCGAGACGTTGGGGGACACACCTCTTGTCAAGCTGGGTCGCTTCTTCGGCGGACCGGCGACCCTCGCGGCAAAGATCGAGTCGTTCAATCCTGGCTCGAGCGTCAAAGATCGAATCGGAATCGCAATGATCGAAGCGGCGGAAAAAGCGGGCGAGCTCAAACCCGGCCAACCCATCGTCGAGCCCACCTCCGGTAATACAGGACTCGGCCTGGCCCTGGCCGCCATCCTGCGGGGCCACAAGATGCTCTGCACCTGCGCCGACAAGATCCCGCCGGAAAAGATCGCTCTGCTCGAAGCCTATGGAGTCGAGGTGATCACCTGTCCAACCAACGTGGCCGCCGACGACCCGCGCTCCTACTACAAGACCGCTGAGCGGATTCGCGATGAGCGCGGCGCATTCCTGCCCTACCAGTACTACAACCAGGCCAACCCGCAGGCTCACTATGACTCGACGGGACCCGAGATCTGGCGCCAGACCGACGGCCGGATCACGCACTGGGTCGCCGGTATCGGCACCGGGGGCACCATCAGCGGGGTCGCGAGGTTCCTCAAAGAGCAGAACCCCGAGATCAAGGTGATCGGCGTGGATCCGATCGGCTCTGTCTACAAGTTCTACAAGGAGCACGGTGAGCTCCCCCACGAAGACGAGATCCATCAGTATCTGATCGACGGCATCGGTGAGGATCTACTGCCCGAGAGCGTCTGGATGGACACCATCGACGAGGTCGTCAAGGTGGACGACCAATCCGCCTATGATGCGGTCTTCGAGCTCGCCCGCAACGAGGCCATCTTCACCGGCTCTTCCGGCGCCGCCGCGGCCGTCGGCGCGCGTCGGATCGCCGAGGATCTGGCCTCGGACGCTCTGGTCGTCACGCTCTTTCCCGACTCCGGCGAACGCTACCTCTCGAAACTGAATCACGAGTGGATGCGCGACCACGGGCTTCTGGACACGGAATAA